A region of the SAR324 cluster bacterium genome:
TTTGAAGCCTGCTTTTATGGAATATCTCACTGCGGAATCCCGGGTGTCTCTGGAAAAATTCATGTAAAGTAGCGTTTCGTTGACTGTCATTTTGGGGGTAACCAAAAACTTGAGGACCCATTCGATGGCATAAGGTGAAAAGAATTTGCCACGTCTCGGCCCGCAAAAAGTACACCCTAAAACCAATCCTCTGACTTTATCAGGATAGCGCAAGGCCATTTCCTGCGCGATCATTCCGCCCAGTGAGATGCCTAAAATATGGGCTTGTTCAATTCCCAGAGCATTCATAAACGCCTGAGTGTCATCGGCGAACATTTCCACCGTGAAGGGCTCATCGGTGGATGTGCTTCTGCCGGCCCCACGGTTATCCACCATGATGACCTGAAAATGTTTTTCCAGTGATTCAATCAACTCCGGTGGCCACTGATCAATATTGCCAGTCCAGCCCATCAACATGATGAGCGGAAATCCTGTTCCATGTGTTTCATAATACATTTCAATGTTATTTACATTTACCTTGGGCATAGGTCTCCTGTGATTTTTATTAAATGTTGGATTATGAAATCCAGAAATTATA
Encoded here:
- a CDS encoding alpha/beta hydrolase; this translates as MPKVNVNNIEMYYETHGTGFPLIMLMGWTGNIDQWPPELIESLEKHFQVIMVDNRGAGRSTSTDEPFTVEMFADDTQAFMNALGIEQAHILGISLGGMIAQEMALRYPDKVRGLVLGCTFCGPRRGKFFSPYAIEWVLKFLVTPKMTVNETLLYMNFSRDTRDSAVRYSIKAGFKAPITTQNQKKQFMALIRYNSWERLPQIKKPTLVMTGTKDAIVSAENSKILADRIPGATLIRYKKMSHAFYADAPDKVSHDIIEFLEKQV